In Capsicum annuum cultivar UCD-10X-F1 chromosome 11, UCD10Xv1.1, whole genome shotgun sequence, one genomic interval encodes:
- the LOC107847528 gene encoding sodium/proton antiporter 2 isoform X2 produces MSMFLAIKSLCVFPCNSHFKNHQIGVSPAPTHLPQTCFSRFRDGPRYRYCVLAKAEDKAIENSEELTTSSGRCDPLCSVDITSSQEFEATYQPKTDLLKAFAVLAAAVTGTVAINQSWVAANQDIAMALLFGVGYMGIIFEESLAFNKSGVGLLMAVSLWVVRSIGAPSNDIALSQLSHATAEVSEIVFFLLGAMTIVEIVDAHQGFKLVTDNITTRKPKTLLWVGLFLPSVVSLAVPLALLSLTSEVNGKGENSADVLASEQMAPRGQLVFAVGLGTLVFVPVFKALTGLPPYMGMLLGLGVLWIITDAIHYGESERQRLKVPQALSRIDTQGALFFLGILLSVSSLESAGILRELANYLDAHIPSSELIASSIGVVSAIIDNVPLVAATMGMYDLSSFPQDSEFWQLVAYCAGTGGSMLVIGSAAGVAFMGMEKVDFFWYMRKVSGSAFAGYAAGIAAYLAVHNLAISLPTALAQVPFLNGS; encoded by the exons ATGTCTATGTTTCTTGCAATCAAAAGCCTTTGCGTTTTTCCATGTAACAGTCATTTCAAGAACCACCAAATTGGAGTGTCTCCTGCACCAACACATCTGCCTCAAACTTGTTTTTCAAGATTCAGAGATGGACCCAGATACCGCTATTGCGTCCTGGCCAAAGCCGAAGACAAAGCTATAGAAAATTCGGAG GAACTAACCACATCATCAGGAAGATGTGATCCTTTATGTTCAGTTGATATAACAAGCTCACAAGAATTTGAAGCTACTTACCAGCCAAAGACAGATTTACTGAAGGCCTTTGCAGTTCTTGCTGCTGCTGTCACTGGTACAGTAGCAATAAATCAATCATGGGTGGCTGCAAATCAG GATATTGCAATGGCGTTATTGTTTGGAGTAGGATATATGGGCATCATATTTGAAGAGTCTCTTGCATTCAACAAAAGTGGAGTAGGACTTCTGATGGCCGTGAGTTTATGGGTCGTTCGAAGCATTGGG GCCCCTTCAAATGACATCGCTCTTTCCCAATTGTCACATGCGACTGCTGAAGTTAGTGAAATAGTGTTCTTTTTGCTTGGTGCGATGACCATTGTTGAGATAGTTGATGCTCATCAGGGATTTAAGCTGGTTACTGACAACATCACTACTCGCAAGCCAAAAACTCTGCTTTGGGTG GGCTTATTTTTACCATCAGTAGTTTCTCTGGCTGTTCCTTTGGCTCTGCTGTCCCTTACAAG TGAAGTGAATGGGAAAGGAGAAAATTCCGCTGATGTTCTGGCATCCGAACAGATGGCTCCTCGAGGACAACTAGTTTTCGCGGTAGGACTTGGGACTTTGGTGTTTGTACCAGTTTTCAAGGCCTTGACTGGTCTACCACCATACATGGGTATGCTGCTTGGACTGGGAGTTCTCTGGATAATCACAGATGCGATTCATTATGGAGAATCTGAAAGACAGCGGCTGAAAGTACCACAGGCTTTATCACGCATTGACACTCAAGGAGCTCTGTTCTTCCTTGGAATTTTATTGTCCGTTAGCAG cctcgaatcaGCAGGTATTCTGCGAGAATTGGCAAATTACCTTGATGCCCATATACCAAGTAGTGAACTCATTGCAAGCTCAATCGGGGTTGTGTCTGCAATCATAGACAATGTTCCCCTGGTTGCAGCCACCATGGGAATGTATGACCTATCTTCCTTTCCCCAAGATTCTGAGTTCTGGCAGCTTGTAGCATATTGTGCCGGTACTGGTGGATCCATGCTAGTAATTGGTTCAGCAGCTGGAGTAGCGTTTATGGGAATGGAGAAGGTCGACTTCTTTTGGTATATGAGAAAG GTTAGTGGGTCTGCTTTTGCTGGTTATGCTGCGGGCATTGCTGCCTATCTTGCAGTACATAATCTCGCCATCTCACTCCCTACAGCTCTGGCTCAAGTTCCTTTTCTTAATGGATCTTAA
- the LOC107847528 gene encoding sodium/proton antiporter 1 isoform X1, whose translation MSMFLAIKSLCVFPCNSHFKNHQIGVSPAPTHLPQTCFSRFRDGPRYRYCVLAKAEDKAIENSEELTTSSGRCDPLCSVDITSSQEFEATYQPKTDLLKAFAVLAAAVTGTVAINQSWVAANQDIAMALLFGVGYMGIIFEESLAFNKSGVGLLMAVSLWVVRSIGAPSNDIALSQLSHATAEVSEIVFFLLGAMTIVEIVDAHQGFKLVTDNITTRKPKTLLWVVGFVTFFLSSILDNLTSTIVMVSLLRKLAPPSEYRKLLGAVVVIAANAGGAWTPIGDVTTTMLWIHGQISTLPTMKGLFLPSVVSLAVPLALLSLTSEVNGKGENSADVLASEQMAPRGQLVFAVGLGTLVFVPVFKALTGLPPYMGMLLGLGVLWIITDAIHYGESERQRLKVPQALSRIDTQGALFFLGILLSVSSLESAGILRELANYLDAHIPSSELIASSIGVVSAIIDNVPLVAATMGMYDLSSFPQDSEFWQLVAYCAGTGGSMLVIGSAAGVAFMGMEKVDFFWYMRKVSGSAFAGYAAGIAAYLAVHNLAISLPTALAQVPFLNGS comes from the exons ATGTCTATGTTTCTTGCAATCAAAAGCCTTTGCGTTTTTCCATGTAACAGTCATTTCAAGAACCACCAAATTGGAGTGTCTCCTGCACCAACACATCTGCCTCAAACTTGTTTTTCAAGATTCAGAGATGGACCCAGATACCGCTATTGCGTCCTGGCCAAAGCCGAAGACAAAGCTATAGAAAATTCGGAG GAACTAACCACATCATCAGGAAGATGTGATCCTTTATGTTCAGTTGATATAACAAGCTCACAAGAATTTGAAGCTACTTACCAGCCAAAGACAGATTTACTGAAGGCCTTTGCAGTTCTTGCTGCTGCTGTCACTGGTACAGTAGCAATAAATCAATCATGGGTGGCTGCAAATCAG GATATTGCAATGGCGTTATTGTTTGGAGTAGGATATATGGGCATCATATTTGAAGAGTCTCTTGCATTCAACAAAAGTGGAGTAGGACTTCTGATGGCCGTGAGTTTATGGGTCGTTCGAAGCATTGGG GCCCCTTCAAATGACATCGCTCTTTCCCAATTGTCACATGCGACTGCTGAAGTTAGTGAAATAGTGTTCTTTTTGCTTGGTGCGATGACCATTGTTGAGATAGTTGATGCTCATCAGGGATTTAAGCTGGTTACTGACAACATCACTACTCGCAAGCCAAAAACTCTGCTTTGGGTG GTAGGTTTCGTGACATTCTTCCTCAGTTCAATCCTTGATAATTTGACTTCTACTATTGTGATGGTTTCCTTACTGAGGAAACTGGCACCACCTTCTGAATACCGAAA GCTTCTTGGGGCTGTTGTTGTTATAGCAGCAAATGCTGGTGGAGCATGGACTCCCATAGGCGATGTTACAACTACCATGCTCTGGATACATGGCCAAATATCCACTTTACCAACAATGAAG GGCTTATTTTTACCATCAGTAGTTTCTCTGGCTGTTCCTTTGGCTCTGCTGTCCCTTACAAG TGAAGTGAATGGGAAAGGAGAAAATTCCGCTGATGTTCTGGCATCCGAACAGATGGCTCCTCGAGGACAACTAGTTTTCGCGGTAGGACTTGGGACTTTGGTGTTTGTACCAGTTTTCAAGGCCTTGACTGGTCTACCACCATACATGGGTATGCTGCTTGGACTGGGAGTTCTCTGGATAATCACAGATGCGATTCATTATGGAGAATCTGAAAGACAGCGGCTGAAAGTACCACAGGCTTTATCACGCATTGACACTCAAGGAGCTCTGTTCTTCCTTGGAATTTTATTGTCCGTTAGCAG cctcgaatcaGCAGGTATTCTGCGAGAATTGGCAAATTACCTTGATGCCCATATACCAAGTAGTGAACTCATTGCAAGCTCAATCGGGGTTGTGTCTGCAATCATAGACAATGTTCCCCTGGTTGCAGCCACCATGGGAATGTATGACCTATCTTCCTTTCCCCAAGATTCTGAGTTCTGGCAGCTTGTAGCATATTGTGCCGGTACTGGTGGATCCATGCTAGTAATTGGTTCAGCAGCTGGAGTAGCGTTTATGGGAATGGAGAAGGTCGACTTCTTTTGGTATATGAGAAAG GTTAGTGGGTCTGCTTTTGCTGGTTATGCTGCGGGCATTGCTGCCTATCTTGCAGTACATAATCTCGCCATCTCACTCCCTACAGCTCTGGCTCAAGTTCCTTTTCTTAATGGATCTTAA